ATGGTTATAAATATACTTGGAATACTACTCTTAATAATGCAAACGGAACACAAGGAAACTGGCAATCTTATTCAGGATTAATGGCTTCTGGTAAAGGTTATATCGTGAGTGGACCTTCAACATTTAATAATACTGCAAATCAAGATTTGGAAGTTCCATTTTTAGGAGTTCCAAGAAATGGAAATGTTAGTGTTACTATAAACAGAGGATCTAATACAGGTCCAAACTATACTTTACCTAGTGGTGCATTAGTAACTAATTTAGACGACAATTGGAATTTATTAGGGAATCCGTATCCTTCAGCAATTAGCTGTAGAAACTTTTTAACGGCAAATAGTTCTGTGCTTACTGGAGCTCTTTACATTTGGACACATGGTACATTACCAAGTACTTCCACTGCCAATCCTTTTTATGATAATTTTTATGCCAATTACAATCCAAATACCGATTATTTACCTTTTAATTTAACTGGTAATTTGGCAAATCCAAATCCAGACTATTATATTGGAGCTGGTCAAGGATTTTTTGTTGTGATGCAAGATGGAGCCACTGGTTCAGGAACAGTAAACTTTACAAATGCCTTACGAGACAAAACTTATGGTAATGTAACAGGAACTAATTTCTATAGATTATCATCTAATTATGTAAATGAAACTGTATCAGCACCTGAACAAAACAGAATTTGGTTGGATATTGTTAAAGATAATGATGCAGCTATACGTACAATGTTTGGATATGTTGATGGTGCAACAATGGATAATGATAATTTATACGATGCTCCTTCTAAAAAAGATGGATATTTAAAATTATATTCGCTAGTTGGTTATGATAGGTTAATTATTCAAGGACGAGCATTACCATTTAATGAGTTTGATGAAGTTCCTTTAGGAATGGACATTCAATCCAATGGTTCTTATAAAATAGCGCTAGCCTTTGTGGATGGATTATTTGAAAATGAAGCGCAAAAAATATTTTTAGAAGATACTTATTTAAACATTATTCATGATTTAAAACAAACACCTTATTTATTTACAACGGAATCTGGGACATATACAAATCGCTTTAAAATAAGGTATACAACTAATTCATTAGATAATCAAGATATCGAAACAATTAATTCAAATGTAATAGTATCTAGTAATAATGACATGGTAACCGTAAAGTCTACTCAAGAGGAGATAAAAAGTGTCAAAATATATGATTTACTAGGTAGAGAATTAATAAAGAATGAAAAAGTTAATGGTTTACAGTTTTCAACTTATTTGAATAACGTATCAACACAAACGTTAATTGTAAAAATTCAAATGGGTAATAATTTTACAGTATCAAAGAAAATTATTGTCAATTAAAATAAAAAGCCCAAGAAATTGGGCTTTTTTTATGTTCGGTTATTTAGTGCTTTATTGTTTTTATAATCTATCCATTGTTGTCCTTTCCATTTACGCATGAAGTTATCAAAATTGCGCATGATGAACACATTATAAGCTGCTTTAGAAAGATTGCTGATGTTTCTTGGAAATGCTCTCAAACTCATCGAGAAACCTGGAGTTTCGTATTTCATGTAATGCCAATAACCTTCCGGCATATAAAGCATTTCTCCATGATTTAGTGTTGTAATCAATCCGTTTGCTTTTTGCAATAAAGGATATTTTTCAAAATTAGGATTATCAAAATCTATATCTTCTCTGGAAATTAATGCGTGTGGGACTTTGTATAAATAAGGGGTTTGGTTCGGAGCAAACAACATGCATTTCTTTTGACCATGAAAATGAAAGTGTAAAATGTTAGAATAGTCAATATCGTAATGCATAAATACTTTGGAGTTTTCTCCACCAAAAAAAAGCATTGGAAGTTGTTTTACCAATTTCAAACCAATGTCAGGCCATTTAAAATCTTCCTTTAAACTTGGAACTTCTTTCATTAAATTATAAAGAAAAATGCGATAGTTAGTAGGTTTTGATTGAAGCAAATCAACATAGTCACTCATTTTCATTTTCGCATGAGCTTCGTTGAAGCCGTCTTTATGTGAAACAGGTCTATCATCATAAAGTGGAACTGTTTTGTCACCAGCAATTTCTTTAATGTAATTTAAATTCCATTTCTGAAAGGCAGGCCAATCCGAAGTTAGTTGTTCTATAACAACGGGTTTTTGTTTTTTATAATAATTTGTATAAAAATCTTCTTTTGAAATGGTTTTTACACGTTCAATTTCTGTTAGGATTAAAGACATAGATTGGTTGGTAAAAAGTTTAAAAAAAACTCCCAGTAAATGATTACTGAGAGCAAAATTATAAAATTATTTATTTCTATATCTAAATGATGAACTATTTTCCTTTGCCTGAAGCTTCAAGATTACGGTCAATTGTATGACCTGGTCTAGTCCATTTTGGTTTTTCACCTAAAGGAGCAAACTGAGAATCCTCAGCTTCTACGGTTTTAGGTTGCATTACTTTGATAAAAGGTTTTTGAGGAATTAATCCAAGCATTTCAAACATTTTCATGTCTTCGTTTACATCTGGATTAGGAGTAGTTAATAATTTATCTCCAGCAAAAATTGAATTTGCACCTGCAAAAAAGCACATTGCTTGACCTTCGCGAGACATTTCGGTTCTTCCTGCCGAAAGGCGCACTTGCGTTTCAGGCATCACAATTCTAGTAGTTGCAACCATTCGAATCATTTCCCAAATCTCTACTGGTTTTTCATTTTCCATAGGTGTTCCTTCTACGGCAACTAAAGCATTAATTGGCACCGATTCGGGTTGTGGATTTAAAGTAGACAACGCAACCAACATTCCAGCTCTGTCTTCAATGCTTTCTCCCATTCCAATGATTCCACCACTACAAACGGTAACGTTAGTTTTACGAACATTTTCGATGGTTTGAATTCTATCATCAAACGCACGGGTAGAAATTACTTCTTTATAATAATCTTCAGAAGTATCTAAATTGTGATTATAAGCATAAAGTCCTGCTTCTGCTAAGCGTTGCGCTTGATTTTCAGTAAGCATTCCTAAAGTACAACAAACTTCCATGTCCAATTTATTAATGGTTCTAACCATTTCTAAAACTTGGTCAAATTCTTCGCCATCTTTAACATTTCTCCATGCTGCACCCATACAAACTCTAGAAGAACCGTTAGATTTTGCTCTCAGAGCCTGTGCTTTTACCTGACTAACCGTCATCAAATCATTTCCTTCAATATTGGTATGATAACGAGCTGCTTGAGGACAATAGCCACAATCTTCTGGACAACCACCTGTTTTGATAGATAAAAGAGTAGAAACTTGAACCACATTTGGATCATGATGTTCTCTGTGGATTGATGCTGCTTCATAAAGCAAATCCATCAAGGGTTTGTTATAAATAGCGATAATTTCTTCTTTGGTCCAATTATGTTTAGTGATGCTCATAAATAGAATTTATATGGCGTCAAAAATAGGCATAAGTTCCAAAAGAAACAAAATAAGTAAGGGTATGTTTCAAGAGTATTTTATTTGAAATGAGTTTTGCCTCTCCACACTTGCAAAGTAATGAAGACAACAATCATTCCTGAAGCTAGACCTTCGAATAACAAACCAATACAATATTCATTAACACTAGCGCCGCCAAAAATAAATTTCTCGGAAAGTTTTTCGATATATGAGTCGCCGCCTTTGTAGTAAATGTAGAAAAGTAAACCTAAAACACTTAGCAAAACACCAATGAATGCGGTTAATCCTGATGAAATTAAATTTGCTAAATAATCTGTTTTTCCTTCAGATATATTTTGTTTTATAGTCTTGTTTACACCATAGAAGACAAATAAAACATTAAGAATTCTTAAATAGAAATTATCAGCTAGACCTAATAATTCCATCACTAAAAAAAAGATTGATATTCCTAAAAAGATTAGAAAACCGTTTACAAGTTCTTTTGGGAGTTTCATAAAAATAGACTTTAAGTTAGAGAAATTCTACAATAAAGTTAGGTTATTTTTTATGAAAAAATAAATTTTTAACAAAAAGATTAGACTTGTTAATTGAAAATGTTGTGTTTACTGAGAAGTTTTCAAAGAGTTTACAAAAGAAACAGCATTAATTTTATCTAAAGCCAATTGTTTTTTTAGCGCGTCAATTGATTCAAACTTTTGCTCGTTTCGAAGCCTTTTTAAGAGCGAAACAGTGATTGGTTTTCCGTAAATATCTTTTTCGAAATCAAAAAGATGAACTTCTATTTTTTGATTTTGATTATTTGCTTCTACCGTTGGGTTCACACCGATATTCATCATTCCATAATGCTTTGATGAATCTATTTCACAAGAAACAACATAAACACCATCTTTTGGAATTAGTTTGTAATCTTCTTTTACGCTAATGTTGGCAGTTGGAAAGCCAATAGTTTTGCCTAATTGTTTTCCTTTGGTAACGGTGCCATTAATTAAATAATAGTAATCTAGATAAGTTTGGGCAAGTGTTACATCGCCTTCATTTAGAGCATTTCTAATTTTTGTAGAACTAACAGAAACATCATTTACTTCTTCTGCAGAAATTTGTTCTACTTCAAAATTATATTTTTCTCCAAATTCAATTAAGTCGTTAATATCAGCAGTTCTGTTTCTACCAAAACGATGGTCGTATCCTATAATTATTTTCGCAACATTAAAGGTGTCAACCAAAACAGATTTTACAAAATCCTCAGCAGTAAGCCTTGAAAACTCTTTATTAAATGGATGAATGACTAAATTATCTATTCCAATAGCATCAAGCAGATTAACTTTTTCATCAATTGTATTTAGTTGTTTCATATCAGTGCCAGTTTGCAAAACAAGTCTGGGATGAGGAAAAAAAGTTAGAACCAAACTTTCAAATTCTGAATTTGAGGTGCTTTTAATTAATTTCTCAAGGATTTTTTTGTGCCCAATATGAACACCATCAAAAGTACCTATAGTAACTATGGTTTTTGAATTGCTTTTGAAATCTGAAATAGAATTGAATATTTTCAACTAAATATATAAAAGAGATACTGCAAAAATATAGCATTGAAATTTAATATAATAACTTTTAATTAACGAAAAACAAAACTTAGGACTATTTCTTGTTAATTATTAAGCAAAATTACTTTTAAGCAAAATTACTTTTAAGCAAAATTAATAGAAACTAATTTATTAACAATTTGATAATTATTGAAAGATAGTTATCTTTACGATGAAAAAACCACTCAAATTTATAATATGAAAAAAATTTTACAATTAGTATTTATTACTACCTTGTTTCTTGCAAACAGTTATGGACAAGGTAATTTATGGCAAAAAGTTTCAGGTGACAGATTAGTAGATTTACCTAAAATGGAACGAGCTACAACGCCAAATCAATATGAATTATTTTCGCTTGATTTTAATGGACTAAAAAGTCAGTTGCAAAATGCACCTTTAGATCGAAGCGCCTTAAATTCAAATGTAATAATTGCTTTTCCTAATCCTGAAGGTAAATTACAGAACTTTAGAATTTTTGAAGCTCCAGTTATGGAAGACGGATTGGCTAATAAATTCCCAGGAATTAAATCTTATTCAGGAGTTGGAGTTGAAGATCCAACAGCTACTATTAGATTCAGTGTAACTCTTTTTGGTTTGCATGTAATGTCCTTATCTGGAGAATCTGGAACCTATTATATAGATACTTATACTAAAGATTTAAACAATTATATTGTTTACAGTAGAAAGAATATTCAATCTAAAAGAACTTTTGCTTGTCATTTTCAAGACGATGAAGAAGAAATTGTTAATTTAAATCGAAATGCTGCTTTTGCACAACCATTTGCAACCGATGGTAAATTTAGACAATATCGATTAGCAATGGCATGTACAATAGAATATGCCGCGTTTCATGTTAATGCAGCTGGTTTAGGATCAGGTACTACTGCACAAAAGAAAGCAGCAGTATTATCCGCTATGGTTGTAACGATGACTAGAGTTAATGGAGTTTATGAGAGAGACATGTCTTTGCGAATGAATCTCGTAGCTAATAATGATCTTATTATTTTTATTGATTCCGATTCATTTACCAACAATAGTGCTGCTAATTTAATTGGTGAGAGTCAAACAGTTATTACTGGTGCTATTGGTTCAGCTAATTTTGATATTGGTCACACAGTTAGTACAGGTGGAGGCGGATTAGCAGGTTTAGGTGTGGTTTGTAACTCTTCTACTAAAGCTAGAGGAATTACAGGTTCACCTGCTCCAGTTGGTGATCCTTATGATATTGATTATGTTGCTCATGAAATGGGACATCAATTTGGAGGACCTCATACTTTTAGTGGGGATGGTGGAAATTGTCAAGGAAATGGAAGTAATGCAAATGCTGTAGAACCAGCAAGTGGTTCTACTATAATGGCTTATGCGGGAATTTGTGGTCCAGATGTTCAATCTAATTCAGATGCTTATTTTCATGCCTTTAGTATAGCGAGTATGAATGCTGTAATGGTTGGTACTGGAAATTGTGCACCACAAACTGATAATGGAAATACTGCTCCTACAATTACTACTTTATCAAATTATACAATCCCTAACGGTACCGCTTATGTGCTTACTGGTAATGCATCTGATTCTGATGGTAGTGCTTCTTTAACCTATTGTTGGGAACAAACTAATGCTGCTTCTGGAACAAATTTTCCAACTTCAACACAAACAACAGGTCCAGTATATAGATCTTTAAACCCTACATCTTCTAACAAAAGGTATCTTCCTAATTTTCAAAGTGTTTTAAACGGAAATTTGTCACCTACTTGGGAAGTTACCCCAACTGTTGCTCGAACTTTAAATTTTGCATTAACAGTTAGAGATAATCAAACTCCAACAGGTGGACAAACTGCAAGAGCTAATATGACTGTGAATACAGCGGCAGTAGGTCCGTTTAGAGTTACTAGTCCAGCAGCAAGTGCTTCTTGGAATACAAGTAGCTCTCAAACAATTACTTGGGATGTCGCAGGAACTACGGCAAACAATATCAATACTGCAAATGTAAATATTTTATTATCTACAGATAATGGAGTAACATTTACTACACTGTTAGCAAACACTCCTAATGATGGTTCACAAGTGGTTACAATGCCTTCAACACCTGCGCCATATTGTAGAATACTAGTTGAAGCTGTTGGAAATATTTTCTACGCGGTTTCTCCAAACTTTTCAATAGGTTATACATTATCAACAACATGTACAACATTTACAAATAACACTCCATTGGTTATACCAGATGGAGCAGGAGCAAATCAAAGTGGAGGAGTTGTAAATAATTCAATTGATGTTTCGGGATTATCAAATATTAGCGATGTAAATATCGGACTTAACGTTACACATACTTATCCTCAAGATTTGGTTATTCAAATTGTTCATCCTAACCAAACAACTTTTTCTAATGTTTGGAATAGAAATTGTGCTGGAAATGATAATTTTAATGTGACCTTAAGTGATGGTGCTGCTGCTTTTACTTGTGTGGCTAACATGACAGGTACTTTTGCTCCAGCGAATCCATTGTCTGTTTTTAATGGTTTAAATGCAAACGGAACATGGAGGTTATACACTGCCGATTTCTATAATCAAGATGCTGGTCAAATTAATTCATGGTTTATTGAAATTTGTTCACAAACAGCTACTCTAACTAATGAAACATTTACCAATGAGAAAAATTTTGTAATCTACCCTAATCCAAATAACGGTACATTTACAGTTCAAGTGACAAATTTATTAAATGATGTGACATTAAATGTCCA
The window above is part of the Flavobacterium sp. PMTSA4 genome. Proteins encoded here:
- a CDS encoding cupin-like domain-containing protein, producing MSLILTEIERVKTISKEDFYTNYYKKQKPVVIEQLTSDWPAFQKWNLNYIKEIAGDKTVPLYDDRPVSHKDGFNEAHAKMKMSDYVDLLQSKPTNYRIFLYNLMKEVPSLKEDFKWPDIGLKLVKQLPMLFFGGENSKVFMHYDIDYSNILHFHFHGQKKCMLFAPNQTPYLYKVPHALISREDIDFDNPNFEKYPLLQKANGLITTLNHGEMLYMPEGYWHYMKYETPGFSMSLRAFPRNISNLSKAAYNVFIMRNFDNFMRKWKGQQWIDYKNNKALNNRT
- the bioB gene encoding biotin synthase BioB — translated: MSITKHNWTKEEIIAIYNKPLMDLLYEAASIHREHHDPNVVQVSTLLSIKTGGCPEDCGYCPQAARYHTNIEGNDLMTVSQVKAQALRAKSNGSSRVCMGAAWRNVKDGEEFDQVLEMVRTINKLDMEVCCTLGMLTENQAQRLAEAGLYAYNHNLDTSEDYYKEVISTRAFDDRIQTIENVRKTNVTVCSGGIIGMGESIEDRAGMLVALSTLNPQPESVPINALVAVEGTPMENEKPVEIWEMIRMVATTRIVMPETQVRLSAGRTEMSREGQAMCFFAGANSIFAGDKLLTTPNPDVNEDMKMFEMLGLIPQKPFIKVMQPKTVEAEDSQFAPLGEKPKWTRPGHTIDRNLEASGKGK
- a CDS encoding bifunctional riboflavin kinase/FAD synthetase encodes the protein MKIFNSISDFKSNSKTIVTIGTFDGVHIGHKKILEKLIKSTSNSEFESLVLTFFPHPRLVLQTGTDMKQLNTIDEKVNLLDAIGIDNLVIHPFNKEFSRLTAEDFVKSVLVDTFNVAKIIIGYDHRFGRNRTADINDLIEFGEKYNFEVEQISAEEVNDVSVSSTKIRNALNEGDVTLAQTYLDYYYLINGTVTKGKQLGKTIGFPTANISVKEDYKLIPKDGVYVVSCEIDSSKHYGMMNIGVNPTVEANNQNQKIEVHLFDFEKDIYGKPITVSLLKRLRNEQKFESIDALKKQLALDKINAVSFVNSLKTSQ
- a CDS encoding reprolysin-like metallopeptidase — its product is MKKILQLVFITTLFLANSYGQGNLWQKVSGDRLVDLPKMERATTPNQYELFSLDFNGLKSQLQNAPLDRSALNSNVIIAFPNPEGKLQNFRIFEAPVMEDGLANKFPGIKSYSGVGVEDPTATIRFSVTLFGLHVMSLSGESGTYYIDTYTKDLNNYIVYSRKNIQSKRTFACHFQDDEEEIVNLNRNAAFAQPFATDGKFRQYRLAMACTIEYAAFHVNAAGLGSGTTAQKKAAVLSAMVVTMTRVNGVYERDMSLRMNLVANNDLIIFIDSDSFTNNSAANLIGESQTVITGAIGSANFDIGHTVSTGGGGLAGLGVVCNSSTKARGITGSPAPVGDPYDIDYVAHEMGHQFGGPHTFSGDGGNCQGNGSNANAVEPASGSTIMAYAGICGPDVQSNSDAYFHAFSIASMNAVMVGTGNCAPQTDNGNTAPTITTLSNYTIPNGTAYVLTGNASDSDGSASLTYCWEQTNAASGTNFPTSTQTTGPVYRSLNPTSSNKRYLPNFQSVLNGNLSPTWEVTPTVARTLNFALTVRDNQTPTGGQTARANMTVNTAAVGPFRVTSPAASASWNTSSSQTITWDVAGTTANNINTANVNILLSTDNGVTFTTLLANTPNDGSQVVTMPSTPAPYCRILVEAVGNIFYAVSPNFSIGYTLSTTCTTFTNNTPLVIPDGAGANQSGGVVNNSIDVSGLSNISDVNIGLNVTHTYPQDLVIQIVHPNQTTFSNVWNRNCAGNDNFNVTLSDGAAAFTCVANMTGTFAPANPLSVFNGLNANGTWRLYTADFYNQDAGQINSWFIEICSQTATLTNETFTNEKNFVIYPNPNNGTFTVQVTNLLNDVTLNVHDIRGRLILTKTIKASGLINEEVSLANAQSGVYLITIEDGDVKTTKKIVVE